The Mucilaginibacter gracilis genomic interval TTTTTCGATCTTCAGCCCGGTGAAATTTGCCGGTAGTCTTATTGTTATAACTTTCCCCAGCGGTTATCGTCAGGAAATTTCGGTAGGAATGGTCTTGGTTTCCACGCCGACCAGGCCCCCGCCGAACTCTGCGCTGAGATCGGGGGTGATGGTTTTGCTGACCACGACGTTCTCGACCATGTTGGCGGGTATGATATCGAAGGGAATGCTTGCGGTTGAGTTCGGTGCTGGGATGAGCTGCCCGTTCAGCATGGCGCCGTTGTATCGTTCACTCATCCGCGTACGACGACGTATTGTTATCACGGTAGAAAGGCCGCTGATGCGCTTCAGCGTTTCGCCTATGTTCTTATCGGGCGTCCTGGCAATCTGTTCGGCATGTCCCGTCGGTAATACCGGCATTGTTTTTCTGGCGGGCATACAGGCCATCTACCGATGCTTTTTTATAGCTGGAACTGATCACCACTTCGTTCAGTGCGTTGTTCGCAGGTTGGAGGGCGACATCCAGCTGGGTAAGCTTTCCTTCGCTAATAATCAGCTCTGTGATCCGTTTGGTTTGGTAAGACACAAAACTGACTTCCAGGGTATAAGTGCCCGGAACGAGGCTCAACTGGTAGGTACCATCTGTTGCAGATTGAATAGCTTGTCCCGTTTGAATGACCTTGATGGTCGCACCGGGCAGGGGTTCTCCTTTTTCGTCGATCACCTTCCCCAACACCTTGCCCGGTTTCAGGTCTGCCGGCTTTTCAT includes:
- a CDS encoding carboxypeptidase-like regulatory domain-containing protein; this encodes GKPRAAATKSGVRISYSEETLQKESKRITLSNASMMAGDALRKILRNTHLQYRLYGTYIIIDEKPADLKPGKVLGKVIDEKGEPLPGATIKVIQTGQAIQSATDGTYQLSLVPGTYTLEVSFVSYQTKRITELIISEGKLTQLDVALQPANNALNEVVISSSYKKASVDGLYARQKNNAGITDGTCRTDCQDAR